The Candidatus Angelobacter sp. genome includes a region encoding these proteins:
- a CDS encoding ATP-binding protein, whose protein sequence is GGFDSTLYWVFVGLIVRTGITIPVSSTQIVLNLLSCACFVAAGLTEVAITQIEPELFEESNEPYVLRIVVLLLMAFCCYGLQVLFDKQRRVNEEAVEFAQRQQQLQSAGRLAAEIAHQLKNPLGIINNAAFTLQRTVKEGKTITQQIQIIREEVERSDRIITELMGYARLVEGRVEKLDVTEELEQAILRVFPPAVKYEVKIHRDYSTALPPLLMQRMHLAEAFVNLLQNAREAMNGRGNIFVSAKVGESFSLVIGIADDGPGVSRDKIGQIFEPYFTTKEKGTGLGLAIVKHNTELYGGTVQVESEPGKGTRFTLHFPAKTVMKLRK, encoded by the coding sequence GGGGGATTCGACAGCACGCTGTACTGGGTCTTTGTGGGGCTGATCGTGCGGACCGGCATCACCATTCCTGTTTCGTCCACGCAGATCGTGCTCAATTTGTTGTCCTGTGCCTGCTTTGTTGCCGCCGGCCTGACCGAGGTCGCCATTACGCAGATTGAGCCGGAATTGTTTGAAGAGAGCAATGAACCCTACGTCTTGCGGATCGTGGTATTATTGCTGATGGCGTTTTGTTGCTACGGATTACAGGTGCTGTTTGACAAGCAACGGAGAGTCAACGAAGAAGCGGTCGAATTCGCGCAGCGCCAGCAGCAGTTGCAATCGGCCGGCCGGCTGGCCGCCGAGATCGCGCATCAATTGAAGAATCCCCTGGGCATCATCAACAACGCGGCGTTCACTTTGCAGCGCACGGTCAAGGAAGGCAAAACAATCACTCAACAGATTCAAATCATCCGCGAAGAGGTCGAGCGTTCCGACCGGATCATCACGGAGTTGATGGGTTATGCCCGACTGGTTGAAGGTCGCGTGGAAAAGCTCGACGTCACGGAGGAGTTGGAACAGGCCATCCTTCGTGTCTTCCCCCCTGCGGTGAAATACGAGGTAAAAATTCACCGGGACTACTCGACCGCACTGCCCCCGCTGTTGATGCAGCGAATGCACCTTGCGGAGGCCTTCGTAAACCTGCTGCAGAACGCCCGCGAGGCGATGAACGGCCGCGGGAACATTTTTGTCTCCGCGAAAGTCGGGGAGAGTTTTTCATTGGTCATCGGCATCGCCGACGACGGCCCTGGCGTTTCGCGTGACAAGATCGGGCAGATTTTTGAGCCCTACTTTACCACCAAGGAAAAAGGAACCGGCCTCGGACTGGCGATCGTCAAACACAACACCGAACTTTACGGCGGGACGGTTCAGGTCGAATCCGAGCCTGGAAAAGGAACCCGCTTTACTTTACATTTCCCAGCCAAGACGGTCATGAAGTTGCGCAAGTAA